A single genomic interval of uncultured Pseudodesulfovibrio sp. harbors:
- a CDS encoding zinc ABC transporter substrate-binding protein encodes MKSISRLLTGLLLFCLTVTGFPIATHAGTSVFVSILPQKYFVEKIGGDLVNVSVMVMPGASPATYEPSPKQMAQLSTASAYFSIGVPFENTWLHRIAGANKSMPVIHTDKGITKRPMQTGHGHENETGNHDHGHGILDPHVWLAPDLVQIIARNIYAALVGLDPANKSVYTKNYAKFMAEIARLDSDILQQIDSLPKDKRSFMVFHPSWGYFAHQYGLQQIPIESEGKSPSPRDLAEIIRIGRELKVPAVFVQPQFSEKSAKVIAHEIGANVVPLNPLAEDWENNLRTAAKAFRKALQ; translated from the coding sequence ATGAAATCCATATCCCGTCTGCTGACTGGACTGCTCCTCTTCTGCCTTACAGTGACAGGTTTTCCGATTGCCACCCATGCCGGGACATCGGTATTTGTCAGCATCCTGCCGCAGAAATATTTCGTGGAAAAAATCGGCGGCGATCTCGTGAACGTTTCCGTCATGGTCATGCCCGGTGCCAGCCCGGCCACATACGAACCGTCACCGAAACAGATGGCACAGCTTTCCACGGCCAGCGCATACTTCTCCATAGGCGTCCCCTTCGAGAATACATGGCTGCATCGCATCGCTGGTGCCAACAAGTCCATGCCCGTCATCCACACCGACAAGGGCATCACCAAACGTCCCATGCAGACAGGACACGGGCATGAAAATGAAACGGGAAATCACGACCACGGTCACGGCATTCTTGATCCGCACGTCTGGCTCGCTCCCGATCTGGTGCAGATAATCGCCCGCAACATCTACGCCGCGCTGGTCGGCCTCGACCCTGCCAACAAGTCCGTCTACACCAAGAACTACGCAAAATTCATGGCCGAAATAGCGCGACTCGATTCGGATATCCTGCAACAGATCGACTCGCTGCCCAAAGACAAACGCTCATTCATGGTCTTTCATCCGTCATGGGGCTACTTCGCCCATCAGTACGGCCTGCAACAAATCCCCATTGAGTCCGAAGGCAAATCACCCAGCCCGCGAGACCTCGCCGAAATCATCAGGATTGGACGAGAACTCAAGGTTCCCGCCGTATTCGTGCAGCCGCAGTTCTCCGAAAAAAGCGCAAAGGTCATCGCTCATGAAATCGGCGCAAACGTCGTGCCGCTCAATCCGCTCGCCGAAGACTGGGAAAACAACCTGCGAACCGCTGCCAAGGCATTTCGCAAGGCGCTTCAATAA
- a CDS encoding permease: MEDFAIFATAATAIVLEAAPFLLLGSLIGAVIEVLVPEETLLRFIPRSGGGQVAVGLFAGMLLPTCECGIVPVARRLLLKNVPPRAAIPYMMAAPVVNPVVLGSTLFAFQGDWTVVALRVVLVLVPAMALGMVLGNVGPQAVLRQRPVNLEKFSEAEAVHIHEHGPGCACGCHVTESNRFKAVLYHTAAEFVSMARFLIFGAVVAAGFKTFLPIEILELFSGSAFLAVGGLMLLAVLLSVCSEADAFVAASFASFPLTAKVAFMAIGPMVDLKLIPMFLSVFNRRVAVALIVVPTVSVYVMSFVMALGGW, encoded by the coding sequence ATGGAAGATTTTGCCATTTTTGCCACGGCGGCAACGGCCATCGTGCTGGAAGCCGCACCATTCCTGCTGCTGGGGTCCCTGATTGGTGCTGTCATAGAAGTATTGGTGCCGGAAGAAACCCTGCTGCGGTTTATTCCGCGCAGTGGAGGCGGGCAGGTGGCGGTCGGGTTGTTTGCCGGGATGCTGTTGCCGACCTGCGAATGCGGCATCGTGCCGGTGGCGCGGCGGCTGCTGCTCAAGAATGTCCCGCCGAGGGCCGCCATTCCGTACATGATGGCCGCTCCCGTGGTGAACCCCGTGGTGCTCGGTTCCACGCTGTTCGCGTTTCAGGGGGACTGGACCGTGGTGGCGCTTCGGGTGGTGCTTGTGCTTGTCCCTGCCATGGCCCTCGGGATGGTGCTCGGAAATGTCGGGCCGCAGGCGGTTCTTCGCCAGCGTCCCGTGAATCTGGAGAAATTCAGCGAGGCCGAAGCGGTTCATATTCATGAGCACGGTCCCGGTTGTGCCTGCGGATGCCATGTAACCGAAAGCAATCGGTTCAAGGCCGTGCTGTATCACACGGCGGCTGAATTCGTTTCCATGGCGCGGTTTTTGATTTTCGGTGCGGTTGTGGCGGCGGGGTTCAAGACCTTTTTGCCGATAGAGATTCTTGAACTGTTCTCGGGCAGCGCATTCCTCGCCGTGGGCGGCCTGATGCTGCTAGCCGTGCTCCTGTCCGTCTGTTCCGAGGCGGATGCATTTGTGGCCGCTTCATTCGCCTCGTTCCCGTTGACCGCCAAGGTCGCGTTCATGGCCATCGGTCCCATGGTCGATCTCAAGCTTATCCCCATGTTCCTGAGCGTGTTCAACCGCCGTGTCGCCGTGGCCCTGATCGTGGTGCCGACCGTGTCAGTGTATGTCATGTCGTTCGTCATGGCCTTGGGAGGCTGGTAG
- a CDS encoding aminoglycoside phosphotransferase family protein, producing the protein MEKIETIYTFLQSNKWVLVDDPEEQISFLASGEYNENYHIRIAELYGQAEYVFRINHGSQLGLKNQIEYEFAVLRELSRSGVTPRPYYCDPEPGIEELGNGVLLMEYLPGRPLEYEKDWRTAASIFATTHAQPVRQQLIEQRNPVLDIARESQGLIHRYPEHPFTREKGILLAYHEKVMHLVAEAEALFANDPPVLVNTEVNSHNFIIDDETGRGWLVDWEKAVVSTRYQDLAHFLVPTTTLWKTDFRFSEKEQRQFVATYLEAASLDTDIDTAMRCVDIMQQTILLRAMAWCYMAYHEYTESGRALKNAETFTTIQKYLDEMECFFEPKT; encoded by the coding sequence ATGGAAAAAATAGAAACAATATATACGTTCCTTCAATCGAACAAATGGGTGCTCGTCGACGATCCGGAAGAACAGATATCCTTCCTCGCGTCCGGCGAGTACAATGAAAACTACCACATCAGAATCGCGGAACTCTACGGGCAGGCCGAATATGTCTTTCGCATCAATCACGGCAGCCAGCTCGGGCTGAAGAATCAAATCGAGTACGAATTCGCCGTGCTGAGGGAACTTTCCCGGTCTGGCGTTACACCACGTCCTTATTACTGTGACCCCGAACCGGGAATCGAAGAACTTGGCAACGGCGTCCTGCTCATGGAGTACCTGCCGGGGCGTCCGCTTGAGTACGAAAAGGACTGGCGCACTGCGGCGTCGATTTTCGCGACAACCCACGCACAGCCGGTCAGACAGCAATTGATCGAACAAAGAAATCCGGTGCTTGATATCGCACGCGAAAGCCAAGGGTTGATTCACCGCTATCCCGAGCATCCATTCACCAGAGAGAAAGGTATTCTTCTCGCCTATCATGAAAAGGTCATGCACCTAGTCGCCGAAGCAGAGGCGTTGTTTGCAAACGACCCGCCGGTTCTGGTCAACACGGAAGTCAACTCGCATAACTTCATCATCGACGACGAAACCGGACGCGGCTGGCTCGTGGACTGGGAAAAGGCCGTTGTCTCGACGCGGTATCAGGACCTCGCCCACTTTCTCGTTCCGACCACAACACTCTGGAAAACCGATTTCAGATTCAGCGAAAAGGAGCAGCGCCAGTTTGTGGCAACGTATCTGGAGGCGGCTTCGCTGGACACGGACATCGACACGGCCATGCGCTGCGTCGACATCATGCAGCAGACCATTCTCCTGCGGGCGATGGCGTGGTGTTACATGGCATACCATGAATATACCGAAAGCGGCCGTGCCTTGAAAAACGCCGAGACTTTCACCACCATTCAGAAATATCTGGACGAAATGGAATGTTTTTTCGAGCCAAAGACATAA
- a CDS encoding ABC transporter ATP-binding protein, whose translation MFFRAKDINRSFDGRLVLHDVSFSVGQGDIVSFIGPSGVGKTTLLKIIAGLDEPDSGNLHFKQQPSRENPVILVFQDYLLFPNLTVFENAAFGLRARKVADNEIERRVMELLDHFKLADRRSHYPTELSAGQQQRVAIARAMVVNPAMLLLDEPFANLDRNLKLSTAEFIRDTQKEFGVTTIAVTHDQEEAFLMSDAVGVMLDGHLAQFAPADEIYASPASLDVAEFLGPINVLPPKLAKLLGLNHAKNGNHLARPENLCIEPHPNGFATVKHVMFVGHYTKYVVQMDKTVLIIFDADNSFKRGDKVNLSLKNL comes from the coding sequence ATGTTTTTTCGAGCCAAAGACATAAACAGGTCATTTGACGGCAGACTGGTTCTGCACGATGTCAGCTTTTCCGTGGGACAGGGTGACATCGTTTCGTTCATTGGACCGTCCGGCGTCGGCAAGACCACCCTGCTCAAAATAATCGCCGGACTGGACGAACCGGACTCCGGGAACCTGCACTTCAAGCAGCAGCCGAGCCGGGAAAATCCCGTCATCCTCGTATTTCAGGACTACCTGCTCTTCCCGAACCTCACTGTCTTTGAAAACGCGGCATTCGGCCTGCGGGCGCGCAAGGTCGCCGACAATGAAATTGAACGGCGCGTCATGGAACTGCTCGACCATTTCAAACTGGCAGACAGGCGGTCTCACTACCCGACGGAACTCTCCGCAGGCCAGCAACAGCGGGTCGCCATTGCCCGGGCCATGGTAGTCAACCCGGCCATGCTCCTGCTGGACGAACCGTTTGCCAACCTCGACCGCAATCTCAAACTGAGCACGGCGGAATTCATCCGTGATACGCAAAAGGAATTCGGCGTGACGACCATTGCCGTGACGCACGATCAGGAAGAGGCGTTCCTAATGTCCGATGCCGTGGGTGTCATGCTCGACGGGCACCTTGCCCAGTTCGCACCGGCTGACGAAATATATGCATCACCGGCCAGTCTCGACGTGGCGGAATTCCTCGGACCGATCAACGTCCTGCCGCCAAAGCTGGCAAAGCTTCTGGGCCTTAACCATGCAAAAAACGGCAACCACCTTGCCCGCCCGGAAAATCTGTGTATCGAACCCCACCCAAACGGCTTCGCAACCGTCAAACATGTCATGTTCGTGGGACATTACACAAAATATGTTGTACAGATGGACAAAACTGTCCTGATCATATTTGACGCCGACAACAGTTTCAAACGAGGCGACAAGGTCAATCTGAGTCTGAAAAACCTCTAG
- a CDS encoding ABC transporter substrate-binding protein gives MRRTLAIFILTFILIGCSEKPNRTDGKTLLSNNWSSIENAAEGNTVRFYMYGGFAHVNHWIDTYVADEVKKRYGITLVRVPMDAGVFVNKLLTEKNAGKQIGSIDLLWVNGENFKALKEGDALFGPYAEKLPNFVKYVDKGLASIDFGFPVEGYETPYGRAQFVFEYDSARTASPPTTFAELEDWVKANPGLFTYPQPPDFTGSAFIRQAFYATSGGPGQFISRWRPKLYAEQVPALWEYLNALKPYLWQEGKAYPKSSAELDTLFARGEVAINMSYHPLHAQSKILDGSYPKSVRTFVMTKNSIFNLHFTAIPENAPNKAGAMTVANFLLSPDAQLSKLDPKNWGDFPAIEVSMLPQQEQAEFRAVNLGEATMTLEKLSSQAVPEIPAQYLEALEKDWEEHVLRH, from the coding sequence ATGAGACGCACCCTTGCCATTTTCATTCTGACATTCATCCTGATCGGATGCTCCGAGAAACCAAACAGGACCGACGGCAAAACCCTGCTTTCCAATAACTGGTCGAGTATTGAAAATGCGGCGGAAGGCAACACGGTCCGATTCTACATGTACGGCGGCTTTGCTCACGTCAATCACTGGATCGACACCTATGTGGCTGACGAAGTCAAAAAACGATACGGCATCACGCTGGTCCGGGTCCCCATGGATGCGGGAGTATTCGTAAACAAGCTGCTCACCGAAAAAAACGCCGGCAAACAGATCGGCTCCATTGACCTGCTCTGGGTCAACGGTGAAAATTTCAAGGCACTCAAGGAAGGGGACGCCCTGTTCGGCCCGTATGCCGAAAAGCTGCCCAACTTCGTGAAGTATGTGGACAAGGGACTCGCTTCCATTGACTTCGGCTTTCCCGTGGAAGGCTATGAAACACCCTACGGGCGGGCACAATTCGTCTTTGAATACGACTCGGCGCGCACCGCAAGCCCACCCACGACCTTTGCGGAACTTGAGGACTGGGTAAAAGCCAATCCCGGCCTGTTTACCTATCCGCAACCACCGGACTTCACAGGGTCCGCTTTCATCCGGCAGGCCTTCTATGCGACCAGCGGCGGACCGGGACAGTTCATCTCGAGATGGCGGCCCAAACTGTACGCCGAGCAGGTTCCGGCCCTGTGGGAATATCTGAACGCGCTCAAGCCCTATCTCTGGCAGGAAGGAAAGGCCTACCCAAAGAGTTCCGCCGAACTCGACACCCTTTTCGCACGCGGAGAGGTGGCTATCAACATGTCCTACCACCCGCTCCATGCCCAATCCAAGATACTGGACGGCTCCTACCCCAAATCCGTCCGCACCTTCGTCATGACCAAGAACTCCATCTTCAACCTGCATTTCACAGCCATCCCGGAGAATGCTCCCAACAAGGCAGGTGCCATGACGGTCGCGAATTTCCTGCTTTCGCCGGACGCACAGCTTTCCAAACTCGATCCGAAAAACTGGGGAGACTTCCCGGCCATCGAAGTCAGCATGTTACCCCAACAGGAACAGGCCGAATTCAGGGCGGTCAATCTGGGTGAAGCAACCATGACACTTGAAAAACTCTCCTCGCAGGCAGTGCCGGAAATCCCGGCGCAGTATCTGGAAGCACTGGAAAAGGACTGGGAAGAACATGTCCTCAGGCACTAG
- a CDS encoding ABC transporter permease subunit, giving the protein MSSGTRPSRTFLKLSPLLIPFVALFMGGLFMAVAQSFGFFLPIPHEGGLFDAYRELFRPHILASAGHSLWVAAVSSTLAVSIGSIMAYQIWQLPERSGRMAIMYKIPLILPHIAVAFIILVFLSQSGVFASIGHQLGLVKTVRDFPPLLHGTGGAGMILAYVFKEVPFVIILALAVLRRMDPRLVETARMLGARPMTVFLRVVVPHMRPALHTAFIILFLYGFGAFDIPFLLGESSPAMLSIETYNLYFRRDLVNRPTAMAILVCMFLFSAVFIILYTRIAARISGKDRKL; this is encoded by the coding sequence ATGTCCTCAGGCACTAGGCCGAGCCGGACGTTCCTGAAGCTATCGCCCCTGCTCATACCGTTTGTCGCGCTGTTCATGGGCGGCCTGTTCATGGCCGTGGCCCAGTCCTTTGGCTTTTTCCTGCCCATCCCCCACGAGGGCGGACTTTTCGACGCTTACCGGGAACTGTTCCGTCCCCATATTCTGGCTTCGGCAGGCCATTCCCTGTGGGTTGCCGCCGTCTCATCGACTCTAGCCGTATCCATCGGCTCAATCATGGCCTACCAGATATGGCAGTTGCCCGAACGGTCAGGGCGCATGGCCATCATGTACAAGATTCCACTCATTCTGCCGCACATCGCAGTGGCATTCATCATACTCGTTTTCCTGAGCCAGTCAGGAGTATTCGCCTCCATCGGCCATCAGCTCGGGCTGGTGAAGACCGTCCGGGACTTTCCGCCCCTGCTCCATGGTACGGGCGGAGCGGGCATGATTCTGGCCTATGTGTTCAAGGAAGTCCCCTTCGTCATCATCCTCGCCCTTGCCGTACTCCGGCGCATGGACCCACGGCTCGTGGAAACCGCCCGCATGCTGGGCGCGAGACCCATGACCGTCTTTCTACGCGTGGTCGTTCCCCACATGCGTCCGGCGCTTCACACCGCGTTCATCATCCTGTTTCTCTACGGCTTCGGGGCCTTTGACATCCCCTTCCTGCTCGGCGAAAGCTCGCCCGCCATGCTCAGTATCGAAACATACAATCTCTATTTCCGGCGCGATCTGGTCAACCGCCCCACGGCCATGGCCATCCTCGTCTGCATGTTCCTGTTTTCAGCCGTATTCATCATCCTCTACACCCGCATCGCCGCCCGAATCAGCGGGAAGGACCGCAAGCTGTGA
- a CDS encoding ABC transporter permease subunit, with amino-acid sequence MKTRIVLFTIAVFSLLPLSVLALYTVAPGWRFPDVIPTEFDLRAVRYLLSQASPVSRHMLSSLGYSLLTVALTFIICIAPAHHFARYDFKGKALLEGLFLAPALVPSMTFSMGIHWLFIKAELVDTFPGVVLVLTIFSYPYMLRALTAGYQAFGREYELCARNLGATPVQRFLHVELPLLMPSAIAGGSVVFLVAFSEYFLVFLIGGGAVNSFTGYLFPYLVSSDRSTGALMTLVFLTVPILLFILIEICISRTYRRRGIY; translated from the coding sequence GTGAAAACGCGCATTGTCCTTTTCACCATCGCGGTATTCTCACTCCTGCCGCTCAGTGTTCTCGCGCTGTATACCGTGGCTCCGGGCTGGCGATTCCCCGATGTGATTCCAACCGAATTCGACCTGCGGGCAGTACGCTATCTGCTCTCACAGGCAAGCCCAGTCTCCCGGCACATGCTTTCCTCGCTCGGCTACTCCCTGCTCACCGTTGCGCTGACCTTCATCATCTGCATCGCCCCGGCGCACCACTTCGCCCGATACGACTTCAAGGGAAAGGCCCTGCTCGAAGGCCTGTTCCTCGCCCCGGCGCTGGTTCCATCCATGACCTTTTCCATGGGCATCCACTGGCTGTTCATCAAGGCGGAACTCGTGGATACGTTTCCCGGAGTGGTGCTGGTACTGACGATTTTCAGCTATCCCTACATGCTCCGCGCCCTGACCGCCGGATATCAGGCCTTCGGCAGGGAATACGAACTCTGCGCGCGCAATCTCGGCGCGACTCCGGTGCAACGGTTCCTGCATGTGGAACTCCCCCTGCTCATGCCGTCGGCCATTGCAGGCGGTTCCGTGGTCTTTCTGGTCGCGTTCTCCGAATACTTCCTCGTCTTCCTCATCGGCGGAGGGGCCGTGAATTCCTTCACGGGCTACCTGTTCCCCTACCTCGTCTCGTCGGACCGCAGCACAGGGGCGCTCATGACCCTCGTATTTCTGACCGTTCCCATCCTTTTGTTCATACTCATCGAAATCTGCATTTCCAGAACATACCGCAGGCGCGGCATATACTGA
- a CDS encoding ABC transporter substrate-binding protein gives MRKIRILFTALCLCCLSAFFCLTGAYATPAKKPDQIKAVMVGDRLVDVSLQLGVVPEGMSVRLSMWPDKAPALRLATQVLGCPNYVTKKHPETIADFMKERGIKRLILEKSMKFCLYKKNVNPVSVADLVKDVPGVTIEYVDFSKGIPAAVRETAALLGRQDKADKVIGKYKADMKKVEASLAKGGLGKRVLVINGNYSTSSGKTFLRIEAPGGYTDQYILGPLGCTNVAGEMITETMKISKGHVSAGRLGGIEKANPDVIVATGNGFAVQLALHKAMKKNPALANIPAIKNGAVYSLPFYGDSSVLEYPQIFRQWSIALKK, from the coding sequence ATGAGAAAAATACGAATTCTGTTCACGGCGCTGTGCCTTTGCTGCCTTTCCGCGTTTTTCTGCCTGACAGGGGCATATGCCACGCCCGCAAAGAAACCCGACCAGATCAAGGCCGTGATGGTCGGTGACAGGCTGGTTGACGTGTCGCTGCAACTGGGCGTCGTCCCCGAGGGCATGTCCGTGCGTCTGTCCATGTGGCCTGACAAGGCACCTGCCTTGCGGCTGGCGACGCAGGTGCTGGGCTGCCCCAACTATGTGACGAAAAAACATCCGGAGACTATTGCCGATTTCATGAAGGAACGTGGCATCAAGCGTCTGATTCTGGAAAAGAGCATGAAATTCTGCCTGTACAAGAAAAATGTCAATCCGGTGAGCGTGGCTGATCTGGTCAAGGACGTTCCGGGCGTCACAATCGAGTACGTGGACTTTTCCAAGGGTATCCCGGCAGCCGTCCGGGAAACCGCAGCCCTGCTGGGTCGGCAGGACAAGGCCGACAAGGTCATCGGCAAGTACAAGGCTGACATGAAGAAGGTGGAAGCGTCTCTGGCAAAGGGCGGCCTCGGCAAGCGTGTGCTCGTCATCAACGGCAACTATTCCACGTCGTCTGGCAAGACCTTCCTGCGTATCGAGGCTCCGGGCGGTTATACCGATCAGTATATTCTCGGTCCGCTCGGGTGTACCAACGTCGCGGGCGAGATGATTACCGAGACCATGAAGATCAGCAAGGGGCATGTTTCCGCCGGTCGGCTCGGTGGAATCGAGAAGGCCAATCCCGACGTGATCGTTGCCACGGGCAACGGTTTTGCCGTGCAGCTTGCCCTGCACAAGGCGATGAAAAAGAATCCCGCTCTGGCGAACATCCCGGCCATCAAGAACGGCGCGGTGTACAGCCTGCCGTTTTACGGGGATTCCAGTGTGCTTGAATATCCGCAGATATTCCGCCAGTGGAGTATCGCACTGAAAAAGTAG
- a CDS encoding transporter, giving the protein MKRLVTVMVCMAVMLLAGGARYAHAGPVMGGGADSEQKLKDRPDTKPLKCLGPINMSGGTVLPKGKVTACVKYKYVHKDELYDGSERMTGNYGGKYDRVNQQVQLTAKAGLFENFDARIMVPFWDKEFKRKAGNPPVHVDTDSVTGLGDIVVMGRYALMSQRKGDWINLAFGAGLKMPTGDADRENGPPFSNTHKYLGPGAQLGTGSWDPKFELGATKFLGRSRLDAHFMYTLPGEGSHGSRKGNQFKYNFGYGYALNKLFDLEIELNGVDQARHKYDHSMTVNTGGHTIYLTPGVHWKITDKCHFSVGAPIVIYRNLNGDHANPERNGKYALGESFQVIGRLGYSF; this is encoded by the coding sequence TTGAAACGATTAGTGACAGTAATGGTGTGCATGGCCGTCATGCTGCTGGCCGGTGGCGCGAGGTATGCCCATGCCGGTCCGGTTATGGGCGGCGGTGCGGATTCGGAGCAGAAGTTGAAGGACAGGCCGGACACCAAACCGTTGAAGTGCCTCGGTCCGATTAACATGTCGGGCGGTACCGTGCTTCCCAAGGGCAAGGTCACTGCGTGCGTCAAGTACAAGTACGTTCACAAGGATGAACTGTACGACGGCAGCGAGCGGATGACCGGTAATTACGGCGGCAAGTATGATCGCGTGAATCAGCAGGTGCAGCTCACGGCCAAGGCCGGTCTGTTCGAAAATTTCGACGCCCGGATCATGGTTCCTTTCTGGGATAAGGAGTTCAAGCGCAAGGCGGGAAATCCGCCGGTACATGTTGACACGGACAGTGTTACCGGACTTGGCGATATCGTGGTCATGGGCCGGTACGCGCTCATGAGCCAGCGCAAGGGGGACTGGATCAACCTTGCGTTCGGCGCGGGATTGAAAATGCCGACCGGTGATGCGGACCGTGAGAACGGGCCTCCGTTTTCCAACACTCACAAGTATCTCGGTCCCGGCGCGCAGCTCGGTACCGGCTCCTGGGACCCCAAGTTCGAACTGGGCGCGACCAAGTTCCTCGGGCGTTCCCGGCTGGACGCGCATTTCATGTACACGCTCCCCGGCGAGGGATCGCACGGTTCGCGCAAAGGAAACCAGTTCAAGTACAACTTTGGTTACGGCTATGCCCTGAACAAGCTGTTTGATCTTGAAATCGAGTTGAACGGTGTGGATCAGGCCCGTCACAAGTATGATCATTCCATGACCGTCAACACCGGTGGCCATACCATTTACCTGACCCCCGGCGTGCACTGGAAAATTACCGACAAGTGCCACTTCTCTGTCGGTGCCCCCATTGTCATTTACCGCAACCTGAACGGTGACCATGCCAATCCCGAGCGCAACGGTAAGTATGCGCTGGGTGAGAGTTTTCAGGTCATAGGCCGTCTCGGTTACAGCTTCTAA
- a CDS encoding DUF4198 domain-containing protein: MTFLKKTIVFPSMFLAFAAATLILWADVASAHSMFIQSGRHRVSEGKKTPLFFCYGHHFPVDDGVRRKKLALVKVYDPSGKGTDITLRDETCLQSYMVEYDAPGAYVLAAETNPGFYTKWVDRKGRDRSTIKPMSAIVDKASKILKSLYSKQYAKSYVRCGEPDGKYQARVGMPLELVPMQDPTALRVGDVLTLQVYHDGKPYKGTGQWDATYGGYSTEAEDMALPRVSAEGDTIKVPFNHSGRWFIRYFIKTDAPEDKKQEYFQLKQTATLVVLVPNERKQPHPGH, from the coding sequence ATGACTTTTCTTAAAAAAACGATCGTATTTCCGTCGATGTTTCTGGCTTTTGCCGCTGCAACGCTGATTCTCTGGGCGGATGTCGCCTCCGCGCATTCCATGTTTATCCAGTCTGGCCGTCACCGGGTTTCCGAGGGCAAGAAGACGCCGCTTTTTTTCTGTTATGGGCATCATTTCCCGGTGGATGACGGTGTGCGGAGGAAAAAACTTGCTTTGGTGAAAGTGTATGATCCGTCTGGCAAGGGGACTGACATCACCTTGCGTGACGAGACGTGTCTGCAATCCTACATGGTCGAGTATGACGCGCCTGGTGCATATGTTCTGGCAGCGGAAACCAATCCGGGATTTTATACCAAATGGGTGGACAGGAAAGGGCGTGACCGCAGCACGATCAAGCCCATGAGCGCCATCGTGGACAAGGCCTCGAAAATCCTCAAGAGCCTGTACAGCAAGCAGTATGCAAAATCGTACGTGCGTTGCGGCGAACCGGACGGAAAATATCAGGCCCGCGTGGGCATGCCTCTGGAACTGGTTCCCATGCAGGACCCCACGGCGCTTCGTGTCGGTGATGTGCTGACCTTGCAGGTTTATCATGATGGCAAACCGTACAAGGGTACAGGCCAGTGGGACGCCACCTACGGCGGCTATTCCACTGAAGCCGAGGATATGGCCTTGCCGAGAGTCTCCGCAGAAGGGGACACGATCAAGGTCCCGTTCAATCATTCGGGCCGCTGGTTCATTCGGTATTTCATCAAGACCGACGCACCTGAAGACAAGAAGCAGGAGTATTTTCAGCTCAAGCAGACGGCGACGCTCGTCGTACTTGTTCCCAATGAGCGGAAACAGCCGCATCCGGGGCATTGA
- a CDS encoding DUF4198 domain-containing protein produces the protein MRKRFIPILAAICVMTVVSSAFAHFMVMYTPEIALDKGTDLDMRILFSHPAEAGHMMDMGGVEEFYVLSQRGDSKVKKTDLKGYLKEITWKNPHSEAAAFSALIPKKVVRSMGDYVFVMKPGYYFEKEEGLYMQQITKLILNVGGIPGNWAEPVGLPCEIVPLIKPYGMWTGNVFKGQVLSNGKPVAGAEVEVEYMSHMPNLKTNSMPEKSSVEYPHDAFVTQTIFSDANGYITFGIPKAGWWGFAALGVGPDTEYKGKELGQDAVLWIKAEDMK, from the coding sequence ATGAGAAAGCGTTTCATACCCATTTTGGCTGCTATCTGCGTCATGACGGTCGTCAGTTCCGCCTTTGCACACTTCATGGTCATGTACACTCCGGAGATTGCTCTGGACAAGGGAACTGATCTTGATATGCGCATTCTCTTTTCCCATCCGGCCGAGGCGGGGCACATGATGGACATGGGTGGAGTCGAAGAGTTTTACGTCCTGAGCCAGCGCGGCGATTCCAAAGTCAAGAAAACCGACCTGAAAGGGTATCTGAAAGAGATCACCTGGAAAAATCCCCACTCAGAAGCGGCCGCCTTTTCTGCCCTGATTCCGAAAAAGGTCGTTCGTTCCATGGGCGATTATGTTTTCGTCATGAAGCCCGGTTACTACTTTGAAAAGGAAGAAGGCCTGTACATGCAACAGATCACCAAGCTGATCCTGAATGTCGGCGGCATCCCGGGCAACTGGGCCGAACCCGTTGGTCTTCCCTGCGAAATCGTACCGCTTATCAAGCCTTACGGCATGTGGACCGGCAACGTGTTCAAGGGACAGGTCCTGTCCAACGGCAAGCCGGTCGCCGGTGCCGAGGTCGAGGTCGAATACATGAGCCACATGCCAAACCTGAAGACCAACTCCATGCCCGAGAAGTCTTCCGTTGAATACCCGCATGACGCTTTCGTCACCCAGACCATTTTCTCCGATGCCAATGGTTACATCACCTTCGGTATTCCCAAGGCCGGATGGTGGGGCTTCGCCGCTCTCGGTGTCGGCCCGGATACCGAATACAAGGGCAAGGAACTTGGTCAGGATGCCGTTCTCTGGATCAAGGCCGAAGACATGAAGTAG